The window CGCGCGTGAACTCCTCCTGCAAGCCGCCCTAAAAGAGCGTTGAGACGCCGTGAAGATGGCGTGAAATAACGTTTACCCCCGTTGACCCCTATCCGGCTGGTATGATAATCTGTCCGTAGCTACATTCGTATTGGAACATCACCGTACTCGTATTGGTAGTCGCTACGGATAAAGCACCATTTCCGTCCCTCCGGAATGGTGCTTTATCTGAAGCGTAATCCCATTAGTCAGATCAACAAATCGTATACGTAAGGTTGTATGTGGAGGTAATGGTAACATGTTTCGCGAGACAGGTATTGTCAAATGGTTTAGCCGTTTGAAGGGTTACGGCTTTATCAATCCGGACCAGGGAGACAAGGAAGTATTCGTCCATTATTCCGCCATTCATGGCGACGGGTACAAGAACTTGTTTGAGGGGGACAAGGTCGAATATGACCTGATCGATCAGGGCAAAGGCCCTCAGGCGAAGAACGTGGAGCCACGCCACCAGTAAACGCCCCAGGGATTGGATAGTCCGTCAATACTGTATCGCTCAGCCCGCCGCCCGGCGGGCTTTTTTTTCGTTTAGACCTGCCGTTTGCGGTGGCATAGCGCGGTGCAAGCCTGTACAATCCCATTACCTGGTACGCTTGCCCCAGCCGACGCTATGAGTTACTCCTTGCTGATCGTAGACGACAACCTGTCACTGGCTAATCTATATCAGATCGTCTTTGAACGTCAGGCGTGGCGAGTGAGTCGCGTGTCCAGCGGCCAGGAAGCGTTGACCAGTCTGTCGGCCGCGGTGCCCGACGTCGTCCTGCTCGACGTGATGATGCCCGACATGAACGGCATCGAGGTCTGCCGCCGCATTCGCGACGCATACCCCACCCCGCCGCCCCGCATCGTCGTCTACACCGCCAACGCCCGCTCGGAGACGCGCGAGACGAGCCTGGCCGCCGGGGCCGATATATTCTTCACCAAGACGGTATCGGTCTTCGAGTTGCCGGCGCGCATCCTGGCCTATCTACAACAAACCGACCGCCCCGGCTGACATGGTTTTTCAGTTTTCAAAAGCGGACACAGAGCGCACGGAGGAGTCATAGAGGGCACGGAGCGAAGAAGGCGCTTTCTCTGTGAATCTCTGTGACTCCTCTGTGTACTCTGTGTCCCCAGGGTGACTACTGAAAAGCCCTGCCCCGGCTGAGTCGCCTCGGCTCTACAACTTGGATAGAAACGACTGAGCCACGCCGCCATGCCGGCCCATGTAGCGGATCAGGAAGTCCACCACCCTGGGATAGTTCAGCAACACCCGCTGGTAGAGGAAGGATTTGCGCATCTCCGGCCCCATCGCCTCGTCGCAGCGCTGTTCGTAGATCGCCAACCCTTCGCGCGTCGTGTTGTTGACGCGCAATGCCTCGTCGATTGTCTCGGCCGCCAGACAGCCGGAGATCAGCGCGTTGTGGATGCCGCCGCCGGTCAGGGGATTGATTAACCCGGCCGCGTCGCCGACCAGCAGCGCGCCGTCGTAGGCATGGCGCAGATGCTTCTGGGAACCGAAGTTGAGCTGCCACACAGCCACATCGCGCAAGGCGTGGCTGTTGGGCAGCCGGGCGCGCAAGTCCGGCATCGCCAGAAAATCCTGGAGCATTTTCTTCAAATTCCTCTTTAGGCCGCGAAACTTGTCCAGCCGCATCCCCAGGCCAATGTTAGCCACATGGTCGCCGGCCGGGAAGATCCAGGCATAGCCGGGCAAAATCTCGTCGTAGAGGAAGAACTCCACTTCGTGGGGATAGATCTCCATGCCCTCGATGTAGGCCCGCAGGGCGACGGCGCGATGCTTATCGCTATGCTGCCCGCCCTCGGGGCGCAGGTGGCGCATGATGGTCGACGTCACGCCATCGGCGCCGACGACGACGCGCGACCGGTAAGCCTGCCATTCGCCATTGGCGCGGGCCACGACGCCGGCGACGCGGCCATCCTCCAGTAGCGGTTCCTTCACCTCGGCCTGCAAGAAGCCGGCCCCGCTCTCCACGGCCTGTTGCTGGATCAAGGCATCGAAATAGACGCGCGGCGAGACGTAGGATTCCACGCCGCCCGCGCCGTGCTGGAATTCGGAATGCAGCACATGGCCCGACGGCCCCACCAGCCGCATCCCATCCAGCCGATGGAATTCGCCGCGCGCCACGGCGGCTTTCACTTTACCGGCCATGCCCAGATCGTTCATAATCTGGATGCAGCCCTGCGAGATGGCGTCGCCGCAAACCTTGTCACGCGGGAACGTATGGCGGTCGATCAGCAGGACGTCGTGCCCGCGTTGCGCCAGAGCCGTCGCCGTGGTGGCCCCCCCCGGCCCCGCCCCCACAACAATGACATCATGTTCGCTCACCGTTTGCATACGCGGATATTCTCCTCATGGATCGTTTCGACGAGTCGTCGAGAACTCATTTCGGCGCGTAATTATATTGTGTCCGGCGGTTTATGACCGCCAATTGGGCGCGGAACCGTGCTTATAGGCGCTCGTCAGCCCGGACGGTGGTCAGCAGGCCGCGACAGCCATCCTCGACCAGGCGATAGACGTAATCGAAATTATCGCTGTAATAGGGGTCGGGCACGTCGTGGGTGTTGGCGTAGGTGGCAAAGTCGAGCAGGCGGTGGAGGCGCGGCACGTCGCCGAAGCGCCGGCGCAACTCCTCGACGTTTTCGCCATCCATGGCGATGAAGTAGGTTGGGCCGTTAGCCAGATCGGCGGGCATAATCTGCCGGGCACGGCCGTCATAGGTGATGCCGTGATGGGTCAGCACCCGCCGCGTGCCGGGATGAGACCGCTCGCCGACGTGGTAGGCGCTGGTGCCGGCCGAATCGACCTGAATCTGATCCGTCAGCCCGGCCTGATTGACCAGGCGCTGAAAAATAGCCTCGGCCATCGGCGAGCGACAGATATTCCCCAGACAAACAAACAACACGCGAACGGTCAATCCAGCCTCCGCATTATCCAACCAACATGAGCGGCAGCGCCCCTCATGAAACCACATGGCAAGCCGGCCTATAAGCCGCATTCTGTGACGCCGCGCGGCGAACCGCACAGCGCCGGCGATCATCTATCTGGGATTGCCGTTACCGGCAACCTCACGCAGCCTACCCGGACGTCAGACGGCACGAGCCACTCCGTAGGCGGACCCAACGGCCGCGCCTTTCGCCCTGCTTGGCCTTGCTCCTGGTGGGGTTTGCCTGGCCGGCGACATTGCTGCCGCCGCCGGTGGTCTCTTACACCACCGTTTCACCCTCGCCGAAAGAGTCGCCCCTTCCGGCAATGCACTTCTCTGTTGCACTTGCCGTCGAGTTGCCCCGCCCGGCCGTTAGCCGGCACCACGCTCTGGGGAGTGCGGACTTTCCTCAGCCTCGGCGAACCGAGGCCGCGATCACCCGGCCAGCTTGCCATTGCTAATCATACCGAAAATGGGGCCTTGCGGCAACCTCTGTCTGGTTGCTTGCCGGCCCGGCTGAATCAGATTATAAAGGCGCGCTCATGGACTTGATTACTTCACCCGATGCTCCGTTCTCCCTCAACACCCTGCCCTACGGCGTGTTCCGCCCCGCGCCGGCGGCGGCGGCGCGTGTCGGCGTCGCCGTGGGCCAATGGGTGCTCGATTTGGCCGCGCTGGAGGCGGCCGGGGTATTCGACGACCCGGCCCTACGCGGCCGGAGCGTCTTCGCCCACCCGGCGCTCAATGCGTTCATGGCCCTCGGCCGCGCGGCCTGGGACGAGACCCGCGCCACGCTCCAGCGCCTGCTGGCCGAGCGCCCTCTGTCGCCCATCGTTGCCCGTTCCCTGTGGCCCCTGGCGGCCGTCCAGATGCAGTTGCCGGCCCACATCGGCGACTACACCGACTTCTACTCATCGCGCGAGCACGCCACCAACGTGGGGGCCATGTTTCGCCCGGCCGACGAGGCGTTGCTGCCCAACTGGCTCCATCTGCCGGTGGCCTATCACGGCCGGTCTAGTTCGATCATCGTCAGCGGCGACGACGTGCGCCGTCCGTGGGGCCAGACGCTGCCGCCCGGCGCGGCCATGCCTATCTTCCAGCCGTCCGGCGAACTGGATTTTGAGCTGGAAGTGGGCTTCTTCGTCGGCCCCGGCAACCAGCCGGGCGAGCCGATCCCCATCGCCGCCGCCGCCGACCACATCTTCGGCCTCGTCCTGGTCAACGACTGGAGCGCCCGCGACATCCAGCGCTGGGAATACCGGCCGCTCGGCCCGTTTCTGGGCAAGAACTTCGCCACGTCGATCTCCCCCTGGGTGGTGCCCTTGGCCGCGCTGGCGCCGTTTCGCTGCCCCGGCCCGCCTCAGGAGCCGCCGCCGCTGCCCTATCTGCAACACGATGCGGCGTGGGCCTACGACATCGAACTGACGGCCACACTGCAAAGCGCCGCCATGCAGGCCGCCGGACTACCGCCGCTGGCCCTGAGCCGCACCAACTTTCGGCATCTCTACTGGAGCATGGCCCAACAGTTGGCCCACCACACCGCCAACGGCTGCGCCCTGCGGCCGGGCGATCTGTTGGCCTCGGGCACGATCAGCGGCCCCACGCCCGATTCCCGCGGTTCGCTGCTGGAGTTGGCCTGGGGCGGGACGCGGCCGATCGCCCTGCCGACCGGCGAAACGCGCCGCTTCCTGGAG is drawn from Candidatus Promineifilum breve and contains these coding sequences:
- the fahA gene encoding fumarylacetoacetase gives rise to the protein MDLITSPDAPFSLNTLPYGVFRPAPAAAARVGVAVGQWVLDLAALEAAGVFDDPALRGRSVFAHPALNAFMALGRAAWDETRATLQRLLAERPLSPIVARSLWPLAAVQMQLPAHIGDYTDFYSSREHATNVGAMFRPADEALLPNWLHLPVAYHGRSSSIIVSGDDVRRPWGQTLPPGAAMPIFQPSGELDFELEVGFFVGPGNQPGEPIPIAAAADHIFGLVLVNDWSARDIQRWEYRPLGPFLGKNFATSISPWVVPLAALAPFRCPGPPQEPPPLPYLQHDAAWAYDIELTATLQSAAMQAAGLPPLALSRTNFRHLYWSMAQQLAHHTANGCALRPGDLLASGTISGPTPDSRGSLLELAWGGTRPIALPTGETRRFLEDGDRLTIAGHCGAGDDRIDFGDVTGSVQPAHA
- a CDS encoding response regulator transcription factor — translated: MSYSLLIVDDNLSLANLYQIVFERQAWRVSRVSSGQEALTSLSAAVPDVVLLDVMMPDMNGIEVCRRIRDAYPTPPPRIVVYTANARSETRETSLAAGADIFFTKTVSVFELPARILAYLQQTDRPG
- a CDS encoding NAD(P)/FAD-dependent oxidoreductase, translated to MQTVSEHDVIVVGAGPGGATTATALAQRGHDVLLIDRHTFPRDKVCGDAISQGCIQIMNDLGMAGKVKAAVARGEFHRLDGMRLVGPSGHVLHSEFQHGAGGVESYVSPRVYFDALIQQQAVESGAGFLQAEVKEPLLEDGRVAGVVARANGEWQAYRSRVVVGADGVTSTIMRHLRPEGGQHSDKHRAVALRAYIEGMEIYPHEVEFFLYDEILPGYAWIFPAGDHVANIGLGMRLDKFRGLKRNLKKMLQDFLAMPDLRARLPNSHALRDVAVWQLNFGSQKHLRHAYDGALLVGDAAGLINPLTGGGIHNALISGCLAAETIDEALRVNNTTREGLAIYEQRCDEAMGPEMRKSFLYQRVLLNYPRVVDFLIRYMGRHGGVAQSFLSKL
- a CDS encoding low molecular weight protein-tyrosine-phosphatase, producing the protein MTVRVLFVCLGNICRSPMAEAIFQRLVNQAGLTDQIQVDSAGTSAYHVGERSHPGTRRVLTHHGITYDGRARQIMPADLANGPTYFIAMDGENVEELRRRFGDVPRLHRLLDFATYANTHDVPDPYYSDNFDYVYRLVEDGCRGLLTTVRADERL
- a CDS encoding cold shock domain-containing protein, with protein sequence MFRETGIVKWFSRLKGYGFINPDQGDKEVFVHYSAIHGDGYKNLFEGDKVEYDLIDQGKGPQAKNVEPRHQ